The segment TTAGGGGGCAGAGGAGAAAACAGGGTAACACACATGAAACCCTCCTGATGTTCGGTCATTTGTTTTGATTGTTCTTTGACATTGTTATAGGAATGATGTATTTTCTCTTTCtctacaggtgaagatgaaCCGCATGAGGTTGAGGATCGCCCAGAGGTTAAAGGAGGCCCAGGAAACCTGCGCCATGTTGACCACCTTCAACGAGGTGGACATGAGGTGAGCTGGAACCAGTGATTCTATCTGTCTTTATAGTGTATACAGTTCAATGGACACATGCCATTGGTTCAGGAGGTTTTCCTACCGAACACACTCCTTAATACTTCCTTCATTTTGCTTCAGCAACATCCAGGACATGAGGAAACTCCATAAGGATGCTTTCTTGAAGAAGCACAACATCAAGCTGGGTTTCATGTCGGCCTTTGTGAAGGCTGCTGCTCACGCTCTGACCGACCAGCCTGCCGTCAATGCCGGTGAGACAATGTTCTTCTTTCACTTTAAATGTTTACTTTCCCCAATGTAGTTTACTCCCTGCCTAGAATCATTCTTTAAATGTGTCCATTTCTTTTTTCTTACTCGCATCCTTATATGCTTTTACCAGTTATCGATGATTCAACCAAAGAGATCGTCTACAGGGAGTACGTAGACATCAGTGTCGCTGTGTCAACTCCAAAGGTATTTTTGgataagaaaaaaatatatatatataatctttTTAAATTGCAGCTGTTAAGCCTCTTAATGCTTCGTACACCTGTGTTTGTTTAGGGGCTCGTTGTGCCGGTGATCCGTAATGTTGAGACCATGAACTTCGCTGACATTGAGAAAACCATTAATGCATTGGGAGAAAAGGTACACATCTTTATGCAATAgaaatgtgtcattttaaaATGCTATGCTATTttgatttaaaccaatatctttttaaatgtattagaaaaaatgtgaaatgtatttgttgttgtgctTTAGGCCCGTGGCAATCAGCTAGCTGTTGAAGATATGGACGGAGGCACCTTCACCATCAGCAACGGCGGCGTGTTTGGCTCCATGTTTGGCACGCCCATCATCAACCCCCCCCAGTCTGCCATCCTCGGCATGCATGGCATCTTCGACCGTCCTGTGGCCATCAACGGCAAGGTGGGAGCTGTGTGTCTGTAGACgcagattattgttattatgTAGAGCAGTACCAAATAGTTCAAAGCCTCTCGTACATAATGTTAACATTCTTATTTTGAATCAATATTTGATTTCTGAGCTGTTTTTGTTATTATCATGAGGATTAAACCCTGTATTATTGCCGAGTTCTAGAGAAAATGTAGTCTACACTAACATAACTAGTATTTTTCTGTTTGTAGAATTGGATTCCAGATTAGTCGGATTAATTCTGATTTGTGTGATTCAAATATTTCCAATAATTCCAGAGCGTGAACATTTGCAAATTATTAAGAAAAAGATATATGTAATTATTCTTACATTTCACAATGTGTTTTTATCTGATAACCGATTAAGCTGCAATCAATATGTTGTTATTTTGCCTCGGAGACAACAGCTTGCTAATCAAACGGCACCATGCATCTTATTAATATAACCACAATAAAGACAAATCATTAGTTTTAGGGTAATGACATCATACAATATGGAGACCGGCATTTTAAGCTTTGTTTGAAAACCTCAATAGAAGCTTAACATGTACAAAAATGACATTCTGCAAAGCCCTACAGTAACGTCTTGCTGTAAAAGTATCACTAAAAAAAGAGTGACTTCAATAGTGTCACGGTAAACTCAACCATAAGTAATACACCTCCTTCTGCTCTGGCAGGTGGAGATCCGCCCCATGATGTACGTGGCTCTGACATACGACCACCGACTGGTCGACGGCAGAGAAGCGGTGACTTTCCTCCGCAAGATCAAAGCCGTGGTGGAAGACCCACGAGTGCTGCTTCTGGACATGTGATGTTTCTCCAGCCACATTACTCTTATTCAAAGCTGCATCAAATGAACTCCACCTCACAAAACACGCACAAATCGTACAAAATTGACTAAACGACTTTGGTTGTCCCTTCATCTGTTCAGAATGCAGGAGGATATTAAAGTAGTGTTTAAACACCAAATGGAGCTAAGATATATGGTTTTATCTTTAGAGAATATACTTAAAATGGGCTTTGGCTAGATCAACAGAGCATCTTGACTTGGTTTTGCTAAATTTGAGACATGTCACTCTACAGTTAAACGTCTCAGGACTAAGATTGGCACACGCATGCTTAAGATGTTTAAGATAAGTCATACGGGTGTGTTATGATACCCATGTGCTCTTCAGATGGACATATGAAGTAGTAGATGAACACATTTGTGAAATCATAAAACAAAATGGCTTCTCCTGGCAACAATAACCTTCATGGCTTTCTCCCCTTCTCGTTACTTGGAGCTCCTGAGCCACTTTATCCACAGCCGGGCAAAGCGGAGCTCATTCAAATGAGTTCAAGATGtcttttaatgttaacaaaggATTGAGAGAATTCCTTGGTTTCCGGCTTGTAACTGTAACTACCGACAGCCTTGATTAACGAAAAAACCAGGAAACCAGGTTTTTGGATAAATGGCGTGTCTATGTCTGGAGGCGACTCCTGTTATATTCCTGCTTCACATATTCATCCATGTCTTGCATCCTTTTTATTTACACCTGCATTGCAGATCCTTTGTCCATGTAAGTATAAACATGTTGATCAAACTGTTACAAGCTTTTAGTAAAACGGACACACATGAACTCACTATTCAACCATACAAACAAAAACCAACCACTGTATGTTTTTTTACAGTATATTGTTTCTTTTTGGGCAATTTGTTGGGAGAAATG is part of the Pseudochaenichthys georgianus chromosome 24, fPseGeo1.2, whole genome shotgun sequence genome and harbors:
- the LOC117440035 gene encoding dihydrolipoyllysine-residue succinyltransferase component of 2-oxoglutarate dehydrogenase complex, mitochondrial-like encodes the protein MLSRSRCAYRTLGRSLSAVSQANNVLVRQSVSGLPVCSQVVYRNSQPCEFPSSGNVFHIRYFRTSAVHRDEVVTVNTPAFAESVTEGDVRWEKAVGDSVSEDEVVCEIETDKTSVQVPAPASGVIEELLVPDGEKVESGMPLFKLRKGVVAAKAAPAPAAEAPAAAPPPPPPPALTAMPPVPLQAAQAKPMSAIKPTVAAPAPPLPALGGRGENRVKMNRMRLRIAQRLKEAQETCAMLTTFNEVDMSNIQDMRKLHKDAFLKKHNIKLGFMSAFVKAAAHALTDQPAVNAVIDDSTKEIVYREYVDISVAVSTPKGLVVPVIRNVETMNFADIEKTINALGEKARGNQLAVEDMDGGTFTISNGGVFGSMFGTPIINPPQSAILGMHGIFDRPVAINGKVEIRPMMYVALTYDHRLVDGREAVTFLRKIKAVVEDPRVLLLDM